The genomic DNA ATTAACAATAGCTTTGAGTGCCATAATCCCCAGTAAAATGACAATTCTTACTTAACCCAGAACCGGAGTTAATGATTAAGTCTTAGCTTCTTAGCCCAGTCACTAGAAAAGCTGTCAACGGGGATTGTTACCCGCAGCCTTTGCCTACTACGCACATCTGCATTCTCAGAATAAAGGGGGACTTCTTTTCATCCCTCACTCATCTGGCTCTTTACAAAGAACAGAAACCACCATACTTGCTGCAAGGTTAAGGAGCAGTCCCAGGTCCCTGCTGCACTTAAACTATGCACCAATTGCAAACCCAGGGAGACCAATTTTTCCCCAAAACTAAAATACATGTAAATGCCTGAATGTCAGTGTACAATAATAAAGATACACTGCCTTAATCTGTTTAAATTAACATAGCAAAGAATGGGGAAAATTTACCTTAGTCATATCAGCTACTTTTTTTGCTGGGAAAATCCTTtactaatatataaaaagaacaacaGCTAAAAAGGACAGTTTAAGCCATATCTCTAAAAGCTTTCACAGGTTTACAGATTGTGAATTAAATATAACTGTGCTCTTTCCCAGGAATAAAACAGGCTATCATTTGCAATTTGAAATTATACCTATGTAGATtgaatttagaattattttaaaagcacgTGGTTTTAAGAGTCATTCTTCAATAAGGTTAAACCACATTGGAAAATGGTTCTCAGCCaaacaagaaacatttttaaaaatgaaattaggtATTGATATAGCGGGTTATATACACCCATCTAATTTCACTCCCTTCCAAAACTCCACTAAATTTTCATTAAAAGGgccataaaaataaattggaaaaattaGAGGGGAGATGACAATAAGACTTTGAAGCTTCGGAACAGGTGACTGACTTAGCACACCAGAAGAGCTCCATTTATACTGCATCATTCTCAAAAGGCACTGGAACAGGGCCATTGgaattggaaatgaaaaatgaagcaAATAGGATTAAGTGAAAGCTATGTGAGAAACAACTCCAAgtgactgtgccctctcactccCATAGAAGACTGGAGGTTTATTTATGGGCAACATCTGAACTGGGGTGTCTTTAGGCATACTAAGTACATGAGAACTACAGTGAAAAGAAATTAAGTGAATTTGGGCATACATAGGCCCCTGTTAATACTGAATAGGCAGATCCTCAGAAGATTGGAAGATACTTCTTTGGGGAATCTGACCAGCCCAAGAGGAAAGATCTAAGATCAACATCAGCAGTTCCCCAATAAAGGGCCCACTCAAATCCTCCCTAGGTAAAGGTCAAAGTAAGTTGCAACCATGTATGCAGATATTCTAAAATGCATTTTTTGGCCTTTTACTTCTAAGAATAGCCAGAAAAGGTTACCAGTCTTTGGAGGAAAGCTCAGAAGTGATGCAGCAAAAGcaagccgggggcgggggggggggggagcaactTGAAGGAAAACAACATTAATGAAGGTAAACTAACATTAATGAactcaaaggaaaagaaattgtTTTGTTACATTGTATGCTTGTTATGTGAATTAGTTCATGAACTAGTAAAGAAGGGGATTATACAAGTTTTACCATGGAAGTAATGTTGGTTCCTATGTGATTTATGAACTTCAGCATAAAATGAAAGTCTTCACTTAGTTGCTCTACTATCAGCAGGAGTCGTtcaggtatattttttaaaatttttaaacaggtgCTTACACTCAGGGCTCCTTCTCCAGAGAAGCATACTCTACTGTATGCAACTATTGATTGGTGGCAGACTGGACCACCTACTCTGACCACTAAGTGTCAagtccaaaggtttccttaaaccagctgtcgccaacctttcggacctcacggaccaccagttggcgaccactgtatAGCTCTCTACTTCCATGTGTACCTCAATTTCTACCAACCCTACTTTTagcatttaaaaagttttactgaggtataattgagaTAGAATAaactacatttatttaaaatataaatacaatttgATAAACCAAACATATACATAAACTTAtgaaatcatcaccacaatcatgATAAATATCCATCATCCCCAAAGACTTCCTCCTGCCTCTTTTGATCCTTTCTTCGTCTCCAGCCCCTAACTCTATTATTTTTAGCAGTTTAAACATCTCTGTGAGTCTCCAGCTAGGCTCAGAGAAACTCAGGTGATCCAAATTAACTCTCCAAGTACCAGTTTCTGTTTATTAGTTGTTTAGTTGCATAGGATTTGAGTTGTCTGTCCCAAACCTATTTCCCTCCAAAACcctgttatttttaatgtttttgcaaCATGAAAGGTTTTTCAGGAATATGTATATGTAATAAAGTACTTCTCACAAAATGCTTACTAACTTCAAACCAGTGGGAGTAACTTTACAGATAATCCAAACCTTAATCTAGTGATCAAAATTAACATCAATCATAATAAACAAATTGGAACTGTGTCCACCTGATAAGATACAATAAAATGAACCAACATGTCTGTAATATGTTTGCCCGAACTACATAACCTTAATCTAGCCATGAGTTAACATCACAATGAGACACATTCTACAAAATACATGGGCAATGTGTAATCTTGGATTCGATCTttttgttatctatatatataaaaccctaatatgcaaatagaccgaacaactgaacaaccaaacaaccagtcgctatgatgtgtgctgaccacaagggggcatgcacagaacatggcgggcgtcggcagcaggcagctgagcgcggaacatggtgggcgtcagccgCAGCGGGATGAtggaggtgagcaggggtgccagaccaaggcagggcgccagtcgctgtcatcaggacgagcctctggtagttactgaaaattctttgctcccatgcgctgtGGTCCTGCCCACTGCTcaacctgctgctggcactggccccgctcacacccgctgccagcgccagagccaccgcttgcaccgccagtgctggccccaattgctcagcaCCATAAGCAGGtacgagtggcagctgccagccctgataacCCCTCACGGCTTCTTCACCTCCTCCTGTTCCTGAGAGGCGATCGGGGCCtgcagccgccgcttgcacctactgctggcgctggcccccctcgcacccacagccagtgctggagccgcggctctcacctgctgctggcgcccggTGCTGATcctgatcactcagcaccatcaaaggatgtgagcagcggctgccagcccgatagcccctgagggcttctccacctccccctgctcctgaggggcaatcagaggagcagccaccacttgcccccactgctggcaccaaCCCCAGTCACTCTgtaccatcagcaggtgcgagcgaaGCTGGTGCATGAGAGCAGTggcggtgggagcggggctgacagcagacaggggaccagggactgtggtgggtggggctgggtaggGGCGCGGATGGGCCaaaacccacccctgtgcccgcCACAGACTTGTGGcccagttccttttaaggtgcacagattcgtgcactggacaCCTAGTGCAATAAGGGCATCTTTAGGACAAGTGCCAGAACATGAAGGGGTTGTTGATCAAATGGGAGTAATAGAGCAGTGTTAACTTCCTGATGCCAATCATTGTATTGTTCTGTAGGAAGTGTTCTTATTCATGGACAATACACTCTAAAGCTGTGCTGTCCAGTGTGGTAGCAACTAAGTCCTGGGTACCCGTAAGCCCTTAAAATATAGCTAGTGTAAtacattgaaataatattttaaatataaagaatgttaataagtgattttattttatatgtactactaaaaaatgtaaaattacctAAGTGCCtcttatatttctattggatggCTATGCAAAGTATTCAGGCTGATGGAACAGCATGTTAGTAACTTCTCAAATAgttctggaaaaaatatttgtagtGTGTTGCAACTTTCCTGCAAGGTTgaaatcatctatactaataaaagagtaatatgctaattagaccgggagaccttccagacaatgCCATGatggcggggctgaggtagaggcggttaggggcgatcaggctggcaggggagggcagttgggtgcaagcaggccagcagggggagcagttggggacacgcaggccagcaggggggtgcagttgggggtgagcaggccggcagggggggcagatgggggcgagcaggcaaccggggagggggggctggtaggggtgagcaggccagtgggggggcagttgggggcacgcatgctggcaggggggtgatgggacagttgggggtgagcaggctggcgggggggctgcagttgggggcaagcaggccgatTGGGGGGGGAATTTGGGggaagcaggctggcaggggggaggggggcagttgggggcaatcagtctggcaggggtgggcagttaggggtgatcaggctggtggggctGTTGATCAGGCTGTTGATCAGGCTgttggggttgatcaggccagcaggaagagtggttaggggtgatcaggcaggcaggcaggagagcagttaggagccagcagtcccggattgcgagagggatgtccaactgccagtttaagcccgatccgcccccgtcatgcacagagcagggtggattgggaggttgtgatgccaccctcagtcacgctcagggtagggccgattggggggttggggcaccgccctgtcacactcaaggcagggtcaatggggaggttgcggtgccaccccttgtcatgcacagagcagggccaatgagggggttggggcgctgccccctgtcacacacagagcagggcccatcagggggttggggagctccccccgtcacacacaaagcagggccgatggggaggtgatggctttaccccatcacacacagagcggggcctgtaggggggattggggcgccacccttcatcacccacagagcagggccgatcatggggttggggcgccgccactgtcacacttagggcagggctgatggggaggttatggctctaccccgtcacacacacagcagggcccggggggcgcgggggttggggcgccgcaccctgtcacacacagagcagggccgatcagggggttggggcactgcaccctgtcacacacagagctgcagggtgatcagggggttggggagctcccccctatcatgtacagaacagggctgatcagggggttggggcaccttcccctgtcatgaacagagcagggcagatatggaggttgtggccccgccccctgtcacacagagagccacagggcgatcagggggtttgggcactgccccgtcacgctgatcccggtgctgggaggcatattacccttttactatataggataaaggtcTGGTGtgcgggtgggggctggctggtttgccctgaagggtgtcctggatcagggtgggggtccccactggggtgcctggccagccttgatgaggggatgatggctgtttgcagctggtcacacacccttcagggtgggggtccccactggggtacctggccagtcttggtgaggggtgagggctgttttcaggcttgcgggtgactaaagctcccaactgctcctttttttctttttcttttttttttttattctgggccagctttagctctggctccagctctgaggcctctgctgctgaaagcaggtatctgggttttttgggttctataatcgaaacactgtatcaactccagctctgagatcccagcgggctgaaagcaggtttctggggttttgtttagcttccatatttgtaacaatgtttcaaactgcaagctcagaggctggcagcggcaggcggggaacgttggagtcctccgtcagtgaagcaagcaagcctcatgttcgcttcaagctgcctggctgctggccgccatcttggctggcagttaatttgcatatcaccctgattaggcaatgggaagggtagtggacgtacggctaattaccatgtttctcttttattagataggatccccACAATTATAACAAGTATTGGGAATTATTGTCTGTTTAGGATATCCTGGTTCATTAACCAATTATACATGAGATATCATCTATCCCATTAGATGTTGCCTGCTCATGTAACCCCTTATGAGTTGTTCATTTCGCCTCTTTACCACCAATCTTATTGCCCATCTACCATTAATTGTGAGCCTGCTCAACTCACACAGCAAGTTTCTTCTACTTTTTGGCCTTTCTTAGGATAGCACCCTTCTACATTTGACCAGGCCTCTTCTCAATGTCCTCCAAAAAGATCTGGCCTTGCCTTGAGAGcagaaaaaatacaatcttcaTTTTGatgataaggaaattgaggctcagaaaggttaagtaacctaTACAACATTATAAAGCTGGCATTCCAATCTAGTTCTAATTCATTCTATTGTGGTATTAAAAGGAGGTATACCTACATATTTGACAattcattttctctcattatcCTAAGTCCCTCAAAATTCATAATTATCTTGTTTTTTTATGTCTCCCCCAGGAGATGTTAGTTCTGTGAAAGCAGGTATCTTATCTGACCAATGTTCATAGGTATATCCCATTGCCTGAAacataaaaatgctcaaaatattaattgggttaaaaaaaaaaaaaagcattttcccaccatgtaaaatttgtttttcttcatttttactaCAATACagttatttgggaaaaaaaaaacaaaaaaaaaaaccccacaaactttctttttctttaggtaTGCTATATATAAGTGGATATTTTCCATAAATGAAAATGGCCAATTCTTTAAGAGGAGAAGTACTGaatctttataaaaatgtaagtaatTACGTTGCCAACTTTATAAATGTTGTTCCTAGACATGGATTGtttagaaatatataatctttcttttttaagctgCTGTACCTTGGACGAGACTATCCAAAAGGAGCAGACTATTTTAAAAGGCGTCTGAAGaatgttttccttaaaaacaaagaTGTGAAGGACCCAGAGAAGATCAGAGAACTGATTGCACGGGGTGAATTTGTAATGAAAGAGCTAGAAGCCTTATATTTCCTTAGGAAATACAGAGCTATGAAACAGCGCTATTATTCAGATACCAAAGACACTAACTGATCATTAATATAATTTCACTAAAACCAGTGCCAGCtgtttatgtataaatataaaaataattctaacttAAAATGGCAACATATACATGAcatataaaaaatacttaagCTGCCTTAACTGAGCTAAAACAGGGTTAACTTATATTTATACTGTGTTTTATCAGCAACCCTTAATGCACAATTTTATACTAACATAATGTTGCCAACTACAAATTATAGATTAATGAGCACctaatttcaaatgaaaaataatgtacTTAAAACAACTGTAACTTAATAGATTTTTGCCAATTATCCTTAGCCCATTTTTCCATTTAACTGACAATGCCATTTAATTCACATGAAACTAGGCAAAATAATGTCTTTTACATttattgtctttaatttttgaagGAATACCTTATTTTTTACCCCATCTGGTATATTAGCAAGGTTCACTACAAAACAAATAGCACCTGGTAATGATTTTAGTGCAGTTATAGAAATAATACATATGAAGATTACTTCTGTACTTGAAATAGCTTGCCAGTGATTGGCATTACATACATACCTATTCAATATCTGCATTATTTTGCTTCTAGCTTCCTTTGGACCTTAAAATAAATCACCTGTTGTGTATCAGTTACCTTCTTTGATAAAAAGTGATGACGTTATTTTTTTGTCATAAAGGTAGATCTGTTTTCATCTACTTATAAATGAGTTAACATGACAATGGAATTAAAACTAAgatgggctcagtggatagaacgttggcctgcagactgaagggttccaggttcgattttggccaagggtcaggttgcgggctcgatccccagtagtgggtgtgcagggggcagccaatcaatgattttctctcatcattgatgtttctatctctctctcccttcctctctgaaatcaataaaaaatatattgtaaaaaaactAAGATGGTCTTAAGCAAACACACCTTACAAAATGTTCACAGCACCTTTCATAAATATTTCTAACTTATAGGCTGCAAAAAAAGATTTACTAAAACACTATAGTATCTGTGACTTATGAACTATTCCAATTCCATATCAATTGTTGGGTAAATGTTTCAAATTTCTGTTAAGAAATacactagccctagctggtttggttcagtggatagatcatcagcctgaagactgaagggtcccaagttcgattctggtcaagggcacatgcccgggttgtgggcttgatccccagtagggggcgtgcaagaggcagctaatcaatgattctctctcatcattgatgtttctatatctcctcccttcctctgaaatcaataaaaatacatatattttttaaaaatacacactagCATAGCCATCATaactatttttattacattacaATAATTAGGAGCAGTACAGTTCATGACAAAAATATTACAAGTTTCAGATCACTTCACAGCACATACTcctataaacatttaaaagttaattttaattaaaagagtggtcatttttaaatgtaatgtttGATATGACCAACATTCCTAGGTCAGCGCAAACAAATGATGGAAAACAACTGGATCACACTGCGTATGTCCCACAAGAAAAGCACAATGTACAAAATGTGCATGTTTCAGTTTACACTAtacaaaaatagttaaaatacatTCCAGGTAAACATGTTACATTAAGAAATAGTACTAGTAAGAAATTGGCACTCAAAGGAAAAATGCAAAAGTATTTTCAACATGAAAACACAAGACAGTGGAACTGGAAACTTTTGGATAAAACATTACATAACCCATTTAACTCTATGGGGAGGGGCGATCTCTGTAACTGACATTTCTGTAGGTAATAATTTTGTTTTCCCTAAATTCATCTAAATTACCTAGCATCATCCCAAACAGGCACTTAAAACTATTAAACTAAAATAAGTATTAATCTAGTTATCACTATATTTTAAGAACTGGTTAAGAATATATctttagaaagaaataatttcattttctgaagGAATTTGCAGCTACCAGTTGTATGCTGTTCAATTTATCAAAGCAGATTTCATGCTACCCAATATTAACAGAGAAGTTATTAAATTCAGTTTTATAGTAACTGCTAGGTTCTTAAAAATCAGCAATATATAATTACCATGAAAGTATTACTTTTGGACAAATGTAAATGATAGCTTTTATTACCTACAAAAACAATGTGTAGAAAAATGGCTGGAAGAAGAAACAGTAACTGGAATACAAATGAGATGAACTTATGCAAACTGCAACTTAACATGCCTCAcaagatttctttatatattaggacaaAATTGTGCGATGGTGGCAAAGGTTTTGATAACCTATAAAAGTTAGGTTCTAAATTCCTATgcagtgtgactcagttaaaatagAGCCTAGAATTCCCAATTGGAAATATTCAT from Myotis daubentonii chromosome 2, mMyoDau2.1, whole genome shotgun sequence includes the following:
- the ETFRF1 gene encoding electron transfer flavoprotein regulatory factor 1, whose amino-acid sequence is MKMANSLRGEVLNLYKNLLYLGRDYPKGADYFKRRLKNVFLKNKDVKDPEKIRELIARGEFVMKELEALYFLRKYRAMKQRYYSDTKDTN